A genome region from Merismopedia glauca CCAP 1448/3 includes the following:
- a CDS encoding NAD(P)H-dependent glycerol-3-phosphate dehydrogenase, with amino-acid sequence MVNYQPQDPIFNSPIAILGAGAWGSALATLAERNDNQVKIWSRRSASLLEEVVVGCDMIVSAVSISGVSTVAKQLQTVLSPQTIIVTATKGLEPLTARTPAQIWQDFLPNNPVVVLSGPNLAKEIQQGLPGATVVASANHKAASTVQQAFSSAQFRVYTNEDPLGVELGGTLKNVMAIAAGACDGLQLGTNAKAGLLTRGLAEIIRVGQHWGAKPETFYGLSGLGDLLATCNSHLSRNYQVGYHMAQGKTLSEALAMIEGTAEGVNTTRVLIQRAEQQNISVPVSYQVYRLIQGEVTPEAATRELMSRDAKSE; translated from the coding sequence TTGGTTAACTATCAACCTCAAGATCCCATTTTTAATTCACCAATAGCCATTCTAGGTGCTGGTGCTTGGGGTTCGGCTTTAGCTACTTTAGCCGAAAGAAATGACAATCAGGTCAAAATTTGGTCGAGGCGCTCTGCTAGTCTTCTAGAAGAAGTTGTGGTCGGTTGCGATATGATTGTCTCAGCAGTATCTATCTCTGGAGTCAGTACGGTAGCGAAACAACTCCAAACGGTGCTTTCACCTCAGACAATTATTGTCACTGCGACTAAGGGTTTAGAACCGCTTACTGCTCGTACTCCCGCTCAAATCTGGCAAGATTTTTTGCCTAATAATCCCGTAGTTGTGCTTTCTGGCCCCAATCTGGCTAAAGAAATACAGCAAGGGCTACCAGGCGCAACCGTAGTAGCTAGTGCTAACCATAAAGCCGCCTCAACTGTTCAGCAAGCGTTTTCATCGGCTCAGTTTCGAGTCTATACCAACGAAGATCCTTTGGGAGTTGAGTTGGGAGGAACCCTGAAAAACGTGATGGCGATCGCGGCTGGAGCTTGCGACGGTTTACAATTAGGAACTAATGCTAAAGCGGGCTTGCTCACGAGAGGTTTAGCCGAAATTATCCGCGTTGGTCAGCATTGGGGGGCAAAACCGGAGACTTTTTACGGATTATCAGGATTGGGTGATTTATTAGCTACTTGCAACAGCCACCTCAGCCGTAATTATCAAGTTGGCTACCATATGGCTCAAGGAAAAACTCTTTCAGAAGCCTTAGCTATGATTGAAGGGACAGCCGAAGGAGTAAATACGACTAGGGTATTAATCCAGCGCGCCGAACAGCAAAATATCTCAGTTCCTGTATCTTACCAAGTATATCGCCTGATTCAAGGTGAAGTTACCCCAGAAGCAGCCACTAGAGAATTGATGTCAAGAGACGCGAAGTCGGAGTAG